The Asticcacaulis sp. EMRT-3 region CGCTTCCGGCGTCAGGTGGATGACACCCGCCACCTTACCCGAAGCGCCCGACATGCGGCCATCCGACACCAGGGCTACCTTGCGTCCGGCATCGAGAATCGACGACAGAGACGGCGTCAGCGAATGCAGTTCGGGCATACCATTGGCTTTTGGCCCCTGGAAGCGCACAACGCAAACAAAATCGCCTTCCGGCAGTTGCTTCGCCTTGAAGGCCGCCAGAAAATCGTCCTGATCGTCAAATACCACGCACGGCGCCTCGATGATGCGATGCTCCGGCTTGACCGCCGAAATCTTGACCACAGCATGGCCGAGATTGCCGGTGACTTCGCGCAAACCGCCTTCGGGTGAGAACGGATTGGAGACGGGGCGCAGCACGTTTTCATCGAGGCTGTGTTCGGGCAGGTCGCGCCAGATCAACTGGCCACCCTCAAGCACAGGCTCTTTGGCGTACAGGCTCAAACCCTTGCCCCAGACGGTTTCGACATCCTCATGCAGCAGGCCCGCCGACAGAAGTTCGCGGATAACAAAGCCGATGCCGCCCGCCGCGTGGAAATGGTTCACATCGGCCGAACCATTGGGATAGACGCGCGCCAGCGATGGCACCACCTTTGACAGGTCGTTCATATCGGCCCAGGTCAGGATGATGCCCGCCGCCCGCGCCATCGCCGGCAGGTGCAGGGTGTGGTTGGTGGAACCGCCGGTAGCCAGCAGGCCGACCACGCCATTGACGAAGGCTTTTGCATCGAGCACATCGGCCAGACGGTGCGGGTCTTTGGAATTTTCAGCCGTTTTGGCGGCGCGCTCAACGGCAGCGGCGGTCAGGGCGTCGCGCAGCGGCGTGGACGGATGGACAAAGGCCGCGCCCGGCACATGCAGCCCCATCATCTCCATCAGCATCTGGTTGGAATTGGCCGTGCCATAGAAGGTGCAGGTGCCCGCTGCGTGATAGGAGGCCATTTCGGCGGCCAGAAGCGCGTCGCGTCCGACCTCGCCCAGCGCATAGAGGGTGCGCACCTTGGCTTTTTCCGGGTTGGGCAGGCCGGACGACATCGGGCCGGACGGCACGAAGATCACCGGCAGATGGGCAAACGACAAAGCGCCGATCACCAGACCCGGCACGATCTTGTCGCAAATGCCGAGCAGCAGGGCCGCATCGAAGGCGTCATGGCTGAGTGCAATCGCCGTGCCCATAGCGATCACATCGCGCGAGAACAGCGACAATTCCATGCCGGGGCGGCCTTGCGTCACGCCGTCGCACATGGCCGGAACGCCACCGGCGACCTGAGTCGTCGCCCCGACTTTACGGGCAAAGCCGCGCAGCTTTTCGGGATAGTCATGATAGGGCTGGTGGGCCGACAGCATGTCATTATAGGCGGTGACAATGCCGATATTGGGCACGGAATCGAGCGCCGCCTGAAGCTTTTCATCCGGCGTCGAGGCCGCCACCACATGGGCGTAATTGGCGCAGGACAGCTTCTTGCGGCGCGGCTCATCGGCCTTGTAGCGGTCGGCGCGCTTCATGAAATCGGCGCGCAGATCTTTCGAGCGTTCGATGATGCGCTGGGTGACTTCGGCGAGGACGGGATGCAGTTCAGTCATAATCTGTATTTACCTTAGGCCGACCAGACGAAATCGACGGGAACCGGGCACTGGGCGAGGAAGGCGCCAATCGGCGAAACAAACGGATCGCTATCGCGCGCCATCGATTTTAGCACATCCAGCTTGGCCTGACCGGTGATGAAGAACACAATCCTGCGACTGGCATTGATGGCGGGCACGGTAAGGGTGATGCGCGGCAGTTTCGGTTCGATGGAGCCGTCCGTGGCGGCC contains the following coding sequences:
- the edd gene encoding phosphogluconate dehydratase, yielding MTELHPVLAEVTQRIIERSKDLRADFMKRADRYKADEPRRKKLSCANYAHVVAASTPDEKLQAALDSVPNIGIVTAYNDMLSAHQPYHDYPEKLRGFARKVGATTQVAGGVPAMCDGVTQGRPGMELSLFSRDVIAMGTAIALSHDAFDAALLLGICDKIVPGLVIGALSFAHLPVIFVPSGPMSSGLPNPEKAKVRTLYALGEVGRDALLAAEMASYHAAGTCTFYGTANSNQMLMEMMGLHVPGAAFVHPSTPLRDALTAAAVERAAKTAENSKDPHRLADVLDAKAFVNGVVGLLATGGSTNHTLHLPAMARAAGIILTWADMNDLSKVVPSLARVYPNGSADVNHFHAAGGIGFVIRELLSAGLLHEDVETVWGKGLSLYAKEPVLEGGQLIWRDLPEHSLDENVLRPVSNPFSPEGGLREVTGNLGHAVVKISAVKPEHRIIEAPCVVFDDQDDFLAAFKAKQLPEGDFVCVVRFQGPKANGMPELHSLTPSLSSILDAGRKVALVSDGRMSGASGKVAGVIHLTPEAMEGGPIARLQNGDMLRVDCEKGTIDYLGNAAEFAQRTDAKRPQEADGVGRELFAHMRRQVGPADQGGAVFW